One window from the genome of Manis pentadactyla isolate mManPen7 chromosome 15, mManPen7.hap1, whole genome shotgun sequence encodes:
- the FAAP24 gene encoding Fanconi anemia core complex-associated protein 24: MARNPSDGTGPMHVPFGHVVANEKWRGSQLAQGMQGKIKLIFEDDLTPVDFYLSSKSCVLYITEADLVAGNGYRKRLVRVRNSSNLQGIVVVEKTQMSEQYFLAVQKFTVLDLGMVLLPVASQMEASCLIIQLVQEQTKEPSRNPFLRKKPAVISEPSLLRTVQQIPGVGKVKAPLLLQKFPSIQQLSNASIQELEPVVGPAVAQHIHAFFTQPR; encoded by the exons ATGGCTAGGAACCCCTCTGATGGCACAGGACCCATGCATGTGCCTTTTGGGCACGTTGTGGCCAACGAGAAATGGCGCGGGTCGCAGCTGGCACAGGGGATGCAAG GGAAAATTAAACTCATTTTTGAGGATGACCTGACACCGGTAGATTTTTACTTGTCCAGCAAATCCTGTGTTCTTTATATCACCGAAGCTGATTTAGTGGCCGGAAATGGCTATAGAAAGAGGCTGGTTCGGGTTAGAAAT TCCAGTAATCTTCAAGGGATTGTAGTAGTTGAAAAAACGCAGATGAGTGAACAGTACTTCCTGGCCGTACAGAAATTTACTGTGCTGGACCTTGGGATGGTGTTGCTCCCAGTGGCCAGCCAGATGGAAGCCTCATGCCTTATTATCCAGTTA GTTCAAGAGCAAACCAAAGAGCCAAGTAGGAATCCTTTTCTCAGGAAGAAGCCAGCTGTGATCTCTGAGCCATCCCTCCTCCGAACTGTGCAACAGATCCCAGGAGTTGGAAAAGTGAAAGCTCCCCTTCTGCTTCAGAAGTTCCCAAGTATCCAGCAACTAAGTAATGCCTCCATCCAAGAACTGGAGCCAGTGGTTGGACCAGCAGTAGCACAGCACATCCATGCCTTCTTCACACAGCCCCGGTGA